The window AAGAGGATTCGTAATCCAAATAGGTGGTGTCTCCTTTTCTTTGTGCTGCGCCGTATTCCATCGAGCTTTTTAAAAACTTTTGAACATTAGAGTTTATTATTATGAGTCGCTCCGTATTCCAATCCCCATCATCCATGGCATTGCTCCTAAAAAGTATAGTtataagttttcaaaaaaaaaatgaagatgaATATCCCTAGTACATCCATTTATAATTTTGCCAAAGTTATgatgcaaataaaaaaattatacaaaattaATAAATTTGACGTGTCTGTGCACTACAAGATAAATTCCTAAGAATTTTGTCTTCTACCACACAAGCACCCAGAAGCTAGAATTTATCATTTTGTAAgattttttaaaattaattttgcatCTCAACTTTGAAGATATGGATGCACTATGTAATGCATCGTTTGAAAATGTTTCCAGAACCTTTTAACTATATTTTAAACGTTTTCATATTTTTACGAAAAGGTGATTTGCATGTTTAACTATATTTTTCCAGACAGCGGCTGCTGAACCCGTGAACCGTTTTTCTGACACGGTGAATCGGAGAGCACGAACCGACCGATGTTCGTTTTCGTTTCGGTGCTAGCCAAGGACATTGAACTCAACGATCACTCGAAAAATGCCCCCCAAAGAAAAAACGatcactcaaaaaaaaaagacattgaACTCAACGACTCCAGCTTGTCGGCGTCTCGGCgaactttttttctctcttcgaTTCGAGTAGGGGTGTGAGCGGCCAATCAATTCGCCGGGATTCTGCTATGTCGAGCGGGGCCTCGTCATCGTCCTCGGCGCCGCGGGCGGAGGCCGGGGACGGATATTGGGCGGCGCgggaagaggcggcggcgcggctagaGGCGATGGCCGCGAGGCCTCTTGGGGAGGACGAACTCTCGGCGGAGCAGTTGGAGACCAACAACCAGCTCCAGGAGGACGAGGTAATGTATCGCACCCCCCAATTGCTTGTGGCTTGCGAGTTTGTCTGCTTCACCAGCGCGCACCCGAAATCGGTGGATTATATCTGGAGCTGCAGAGATTAACTTGTGACGACATATACAATATGCGCCGTAATCGTTGCACCTAGTCGTCTGAACTGGAATTCAGATATGCCAGAGGATGCAACGAAATTACCCTTCTATAGCATTGAGATTATTGTGTTTTTTTCTTGTTAAAATGTATGTTTATTTAGGACTAAGGACTGGAGATTTAGTTAGGATGGTGTTTATTTAGGACTTAGGACTGGAGATTTAGTTGGGATGGTGAATTTGTACATCTACCGCCTAGAACCGGGTTTAGTTAGGACTTAGGACTGGAGAATTGGGATTGTCAATTCTAAGTAATAGATGTGTTCACATGAGACTGGAGAATTGGGATTGTCAATTCTAAGTAATAGATGTGTTCACATGATAGCCATTCGAACTACTGTTGTCGCTAATATGGAGTAGCATATCATAATATGTTCAGGTGTTGGCACTGCAAGCTATTTATGGGGATGATATGGTCAACTTGGAGGATAAGGCGGGGCTTCGCTCTTTTGAGGTTTGTTTCAGTGCTTTGTCCTCCTAATGAACTCTCTCGTTCTTCAAGAGTGTAATGTTCATGTCTTCTTCCCCAGATTTTTGTCTGGTATCCAGTTCCTAATGGCAGTAAGGTCTTATTGAGTTTTCGTCCAAACGGAACTATGATTGGAACTGATAATGATGGGAGCCAAGATGTTGGTGAACTCTTTTATGCTTGCAGGTTAAAGCATTTGCCACCTGTGGTGTTAACATGTTTGCTGCCGCGTTCATATCCCAGTACATGTGCTCCTTATTTTACTATATCAGCCAAGTGGTTGGATGAACCAAAAGTTTCATACCTCTGTACCATGTTGGATGAGATTTGGACTGAGCTTCCAGGGCAAGAAGTAGTGTATAGATGGGTGGACTGGCTGAATAGCTCTTCATGGTCGTGCATTTCTTTGAACGACAGCATAGTATTAGTCCCAGATGCAACTTCAGATGTTGTAGATGAACGTGCTATTGCAGGAAAAGTTCTCGTTGATTCTACTATTCCTCTGATGCAAGATTACGATGAGAATAGATCTCAGGAAATATTTCTGAAAAGCCTACTTGAGTGTGGAATTTGTCTTAGTGAAAACACTGGTAAGTCTACCTTATGTAGTTAGAATGCTGTGTTTGGACTTTGGAATTGCTGACTTATGTACCTTAAAGTTTCTACCTTTTCTTTTTGGTTTATTTTGTTCATAACAGCTctatttttgaaatagaattaGGATCTCAAATTAGGAAACAAAACAATACTCCTTTCGTTCCAAATTACTTGTCACTTTAGctttgttctaagtcaaacaTCTCTAACTTGGACCAAGCTTATAAGAAAATATGTAAATTTCCACACTATCAATATATATTTCATGGTGGATTTAATGAAACTAGTTTGATGTTgtactttaaaaaaaaactagcagtGGCAGGATCTATAAAACTATGGATTATACGGTGACTTAGCTGCCTTCCCTTTATTGTCCCAAAGTAGAAAACATGCAAAACATGGTGTCTTTTCAGTATTTTCGTTGTTTGAAGCTTGAACCTTGTTTAGTAGTTTTTGACTCTGTTTCCCCCTCTTCATTTCTTCATTCTACCAGGCATAAATTTCATCAAGCTCCCATGCCACCATTTATTTTGCATGAAGTGCATGGAGTCTCACTGTAAAGTTCATGTGAAAGAAGGGAATTTAACAATGCTGACATGCCCTGATACAACTTGCCGCAGCCCCCTTCCACCATCAATATTGAAAAGCCTTCTGGGAGATGATTGCTATACGCGATGGGAATAATTTGTGCTACAGAAACTCTTACACTGCGTTTTGATGTTGATATTGGAGGGTGGAATTCGGAATTGGAATTGACTCCCACCAATGCCAGCGTTTGGATGTCAAATGAATTAGGAAACGGAATCACGAGCAGATACCGCGCGGCATTTGACTCGCTGGCGAGCGCCTCCTCCCGATTCATACCCCTCCCCCCTCGGTATCGCGAGGCATTCGCCTGCCGACTCCCCTCCTCGTTCGTCTCGTCGAAAAAAAAGAAGCCCCATCCTCGAGCTCAAGGACAGGCGGTCCTCTCCATCTCCATGGCCGAGCCCGTGCAGgactgtcacaccctgaaatttttggatttcaggatgtgattaaaatttaaaagtaattcaacaattttcttataattttaaaattttcccaacatttattttctttacagagaatttagtgtgAAAGAAATAGATtggttgtttttttaaaaaattaaatgaggttgttcttttgtgttgcattcatgccgcactgcattgttctttttgttggggttcggtttgaatttgaattcttgaattcgaatttgaattgaatgtgcttgagtcatttaaaaaaaattgcaaaactCTTCTatctctcctcctctctcctggCCCAGTCCGTTCCACctctccctttctttttcttctcccgCGGCCCAAACTCCCCCTCCCGCCGGCCCATTTCCCTTTCCTCCCGCCCAGCCCATCATCTCACCTCccttcctctttctctctctgccACGCGGGGCCTGTCCGTCGGGGATTTCCCCTACCCCAGGTCGGGCACGGACTCTGCAGAGTCCGGCCGCACCCCGCGCCGTCGCTCTGCGCCTTGGCGCGCATGCCAAGGTGGCCCCACCTCGCCCCTATTTAAGCGACGCCGCTCCCCCTGGAAACCCTATCGAACCGAAGCCGCAGCCGCCTCTCGCGCAAACCCTAGCGCAAGCCGCCGCTTTTGAAGCTCTTGCCGAGCTCGGGAGCTTCGCATCGCGCCGCCGTTTGCCGCTTTCCCGACGAGCTTGACCACCACTGCAGTTTCGTGCCGAAGTAAGGATCGCCGCAGCCCCTTTTTCCCTCTCCCCCTTGCTCTCCTTCTCGCAGAatcgctcgccggagctcttGCTCCGCCATGCACTGTCGCGGGCCCTGTTGCGTTCTCCGAGTCGTCGTCCAAAGCTCGCCACCGCGTTCGCCGTCACCCCCGCGTGCTTCCCGTCCCAAAACCTGAGCCAAACCGTGCCGGAATCGCGTTTGCGATTAACGCCGGCAAGCCGCCGCCACCCTGCCTCGCTGCCGGCAACTCTGCGCCGCCggcagctctgcgccgccgcttgcGCTGCCGCCAGCCTGTCCGATCCATCCCAGCCGTCCGATCTAGATCGGGTGACCCAGATTGGATCTAAACCAAAGTCAAACCCCAGGGTACCGGTCAACCGTGGCGgatttgcaaaagagcccctcgcTTTTCTAGAAATCAAGCCGCGGTCCATGCTAGTTCAAAAGAATTTTTAAACCAGCCCAGTTTCTTTTGTTTTAGCCCCTGTTCTTTTATAAAATCTAACCCGCCGTCCCTAGTCCTTTGTTTTTCAGTCTAGCCCTCAAGGTTaaggtttaattttgttttagTGCTCAGTTTCTTTACCCAGAGCTCCTGTTATTTCAAAACTTttacaaataagtccctagaatcCTGTTTTAGCTATAACTTctttgttttagctccgttttcatcgattctcgcgctcacgtgatccttgcaacgtgtgcgatagctttatgaccttgttatcctctgtgagcatagTTTTCTGTGTCCTGCAAATCTTTTCCGCTAGCtcttaactctatagttaatcgcgactagatccctgaagcatcgtttagtctatagaatcgccgttttagttccgttttctgtGTTTCTTGCGCTTTCGTAACCATAGCAGCGacccctatcctttagtacgctcttttaaagtctttcttttgttttggtgtattgttcttagatgtatcttcttatttgctttgtatgtttgcccgatgattgttccgagtagaaaGATCgccgttcgaagattgaagatcaagagttctaagtgagcaaaagctgaagagcagtaacagtagcttttcgttggagaaaggcaagtgaccctaaccatct is drawn from Panicum virgatum strain AP13 chromosome 1N, P.virgatum_v5, whole genome shotgun sequence and contains these coding sequences:
- the LOC120656879 gene encoding E3 ubiquitin-protein ligase RNF14-like isoform X2; the encoded protein is MSSGASSSSSAPRAEAGDGYWAAREEAAARLEAMAARPLGEDELSAEQLETNNQLQEDEVLALQAIYGDDMVNLEDKAGLRSFEIFVWYPVPNGSKVLLSFRPNGTMIGTDNDGSQDVGELFYACRLKHLPPVVLTCLLPRSYPSTCAPYFTISAKWLDEPKVSYLCTMLDEIWTELPGQEVVYRWVDWLNSSSWSCISLNDSIVLVPDATSDVVDERAIAGKVLVDSTIPLMQDYDENRSQEIFLKSLLECGICLSENTGINFIKLPCHHLFCMKCMESHCKVHVKEGNLTMLTCPDTTCRSPLPPSILKSLLGDDCYTRWE
- the LOC120656879 gene encoding E3 ubiquitin-protein ligase RNF14-like isoform X1, which gives rise to MSSGASSSSSAPRAEAGDGYWAAREEAAARLEAMAARPLGEDELSAEQLETNNQLQEDEVLALQAIYGDDMVNLEDKAGLRSFEIFVWYPVPNGSKVLLSFRPNGTMIGTDNDGSQDVGELFYACRLKHLPPVVLTCLLPRSYPSTCAPYFTISAKWLDEPKVSYLCTMLDEIWTELPGQEVVYRWVDWLNSSSWSCISLNDSIVLVPDATSDVVDERAIAGKVLVDSTIPLMQDYDENRSQEIFLKSLLECGICLSENTGVMLLAWGLAMMFNAKTIFSPSALCAKNDAMWGRSVLVQQRKLAF